A region of Clarias gariepinus isolate MV-2021 ecotype Netherlands chromosome 25, CGAR_prim_01v2, whole genome shotgun sequence DNA encodes the following proteins:
- the LOC128512938 gene encoding LOW QUALITY PROTEIN: transmembrane domain-containing protein TMIGD3-like (The sequence of the model RefSeq protein was modified relative to this genomic sequence to represent the inferred CDS: deleted 1 base in 1 codon) codes for MRCLFIFILFTSSVASQAYRHFNVKTGASVTIPCGYDKKYIQHKKYWCSGKYFNSCEIQAYTNQTRKKVTVTDNPAESLFTVTIHNLNTGDTGWYWCAVEIDRGTDISEYLHITVKQDPDLSVDKSSVIGKEGGSITVQCLYSTAYRNTQKQWCRFKDRHCITFKTETFWDSRIQLSDDGRRFLSVNMSRLKKSDAGWYWCSAGDLQVPVLIEVNNSAASTNKANDAPAERKSKSENPVTFCIADSKRT; via the exons atgcgctgcctttttattttcattctttttacttCAA GTGTTGCCAGTCAGGCGTATaggcattttaatgttaaaactgGAGCATCTGTCACTATCCCATGTGGTTAtgataagaaatatatacagCATAAGAAATACTGGTGCTCTGGGAAATACTTCAACTCCTGTGAAATTCAGGCGTATACCAATCAAACA CGGAAAAAAGTGACAGTAACTGATAACCCAGCTGAGAGTCTCTTTACTGTAACTATACATAATCTGAATACAGGAGACACTGGATGGTACTGGTGTGCTGTAGAGATTGATAGAGGGACTGATATTAGTGAATACCTTCATATCACAGTAAAACAAG ATCCTGATCTGTCTGTGGATAAGAGCAGCGTGATCGGTAAAGAAGGAGGCAGCATCACAGTCCAGTGTCTCTACAGCACTGCATATCGGAATACACAGAAGCAGTGGTGCAGATTCAAAGACAGGCACTGCAtcacatttaaaacagaaacattCTGGGACTCAAGAATACAGCTCAGTGATGATGGGAGAAGATTCCTCAGTGTGAATATGAGTAGACTGAAGAAGAGTGATGCTGGCTGGTACTGGTGCAGTGCAGGAGATCTGCAGGTTCCTGTTCTCATTGAAGTTAATAATTCAGCGG CTTCAACAAATAAGGCAAACGATGCTCCAGCTGAAAGGAAAAGCAAGTCAGA gaACCCAGTGACATTCTGCATTGCAGACAGTAAAAGGACATGA